In the genome of Paenibacillus pabuli, the window ACTGATTCATTTTTTCACCGATATATTTAAAACCTGTCAGGGTGTTCATCACTTCTGCACCGTAATGCTCGGCAATGACCGCGCCCATCTCGCTTGTAACAATCGTTTTGATAACCGCGCTATTTTTCGGCAGTTTGCCTGTCTCTTGCAAGCGGCTCAACACATAATGCACCATGATAGCTCCGGATTGGTTACCAGATAGTACGAAATACTTGCCATCATTGTTTTTCACTACAGCACCCATGCGGTCTGCATCCGGATCTGTACCGATCAGAATATCCGCACCCACGGATTCCCCCAGCTTCATTGCGAGTGTGAACGCTTCGCGCTCTTCCGGGTTCGGGGATTTCACTGTGGAGAATTCAGCATCAGGTTGTTCTTGTTCTGCCACAATGTGAACCTGCTCAAAACCGATCTGTTCCAACACACGGCGTACAGGCACATTTCCTGTTCCGTGCAGTGGAGTAAAGACGATTTTGAAATCACGGCCAACGCCGGATTGAATCAGATCACGACTGAGACTCAGGCTGGCAACTGTATCAACAAATGCCTGATCTTCCTCTTCCCCAAGCCATACGAGCAATCCTTGGGCTTCGGCTTCTTCTTGCGTCAGCTTTTTCACATCTGCGAGGGATGGAACTTCCTGAATGTATTGAATGACTTTCTCCGCTTCGTGTGGTACAAGTTGCCCACCTTCGTGGTTGTACACTTTGTAGCCATTGTATTCAGGTGGATTATGACTCGCGGTCACCACAATACCGCCGGTTGCTTGCAGATGACGTACACTGAAGGAAAGCTGAGGCGTAGGACGCAGGGAAGTAAACAGCTTAGCCACAATGCCATTCCCAGCCAGAACCAGGGCCGCATCCAGTGTAAATTCAGGTGAGAAATGACGGGAATCATGCGCGATCACTACAGAAGGTTTACCTTCTTTGTCGCCATGCTGCTCCAGCAAATAACGCGCAAAGCCTTGTGTTGCACGACCCACGGTATAACGATTCATCCGGTTGCTTCCCGCTCCGATCACACCGCGCAGTCCACCTGTACCAAACTCCAGATTTCTGTAAAAACGATCCTCCAGCTCTTTCGGCTGATCCTGCAAATCACGAAGCTCCTGTTTCGTCGCTTCATCAATCGAAGCATCCTCCAACCACTGCTGCAATGTTTGTGCTGCTGCTGTGCTTAACTGTTCCATTCCTGCAAGCCCCTTCCTTCTATATAAAATTCAATCAAGTACTGAACTAAACAATATTTAGCTTGGGTCAGACAGTGCAAACATGATCTCGCCTTCAGCTACCACTTTGTCGCCCACTCTGGCTGTAGCTTTGCCTTTACCAATTGAACCTTTGAGGCGTGTAATCTCCACTTCCAGCATTAATGTATCTCCAGGCACAACTTGTCCACGGAATCGGAAGTTGTCCAGTCCCGCCAAAAAGCCGATTTTACCTTTGTTGCCTTCCAGATTAAGAATGGCTACTGCACCGACCTGTGCCAATGCTTCTGTAATCAACACACCCGGCATTACCGGATACTCTGGAAAATGACCAATGAAGAATGGTTCGTTAATGGTTACATTTTTTAATCCAACGGCACGTTTGCCATCCTCTAACTCTACAATCTTGTCCACCAGCAGAAACGGGGGACGGTGCGGAATAATTTCTTGAATCTGTTTAATATCGAGCACAGTGTAATCTCCTCTCGGGATGTTTATATGAGATTCTCAATAATAGTTGGCTGTTTGCGTGTGGTGGCCGTTACGGTTACGGATCGTTCTTTCGATCGCTGTTGTTTCCGAATGTTTACTGAACTATTTTTAGATGTATAACATTCGGAAACAAAGGCGAGCGCTTCGCTTCTTCAGAATCGATTCCGTCCCCTTCACTGGTTCCAGCGCTAAATTGGAAAAACCTATTATGAAGTCGATGCTCATATAAAATGTAGTTTTCATTTTAATTTTGTATGAAAAACATATTTTCGGTTAACACTAGTTATATCCTTCATGACTGCAGTAGTGAAGGTTGAGATAAGGGGTCTCTCTTCGCGATGACGAATGTCTTTCGCAGGGGAGGCCTCTTTTGACGTCAAACGTCATCCATCATTATACTGTTTTCAACGCCAAAAAGAAAACTCCTGCCTGCGCAGGAGTTTTCGCATATCGCATATATCGTTCATCTACGGAGCGAACACCAGATCATATACATGTTCCCATGTACTCCACTGCAATACGGAACCGATATCCTGTTTGCCCAGTACCACGTAGCCAGCCACCAATCCGCCAGCGAGGGCAAGAACAAGCAGGACCGGAACCAAAAACCATCTTGCGATGCGCCATCCACTCTTCTTCTTCTTGACTTTCGTCTTATCCGGCTTGCTGTTCTGCTGCTGTGTATCTGTCATCACATTCACCTTTTATGCTCTCATATTGTTGGCAAGACCCGCCATGGAATCACTGGATGTCAGCGCACGTGCCGCCAATTGGTAAGTCCGCTGTCCTTGCATCAGCAAAGCCATCTCCTGTGTCAAATCCACATTGGATTGCTCCAGGTAACCAGTACGAATCATGGCAGTGGCTTCACGTGTAGCTGCGTTGACTCCAAATACATCATTCTCAGTCAGACCGGCACCCAGACCAAACAGGTTATCTGCATACTGCACAAGCCCCTCCGGGCGTTCGATATCTACGAGTTGCAGTTGGGCTCCAATTGTTGCATTGGCTGCATTGCCACGACGGATTAACAGATTACCTTTTTCATCAAAAGCTACTTTGCTGTTATTCGATGCCGTAATGCGATTGCCCTGACGATCCAATACAAAGTGGCCTTCGCCATTGACCAATACCATCATGTCTGGTGCATTGGGATTCGTTTTGGGTCTCGTGTCAGGGATAAAATGGAATGCACCCTGACGCGTCCACATTTTCTCACCATTTGCTTCTACGGCAAACATCGCATTACCTTCAATGGCCAGATCTGTTGGATTGCCTGTCTCATTGAACGAACCCTGAGACATATCCTTCGTCACATCAGCCAAACGCGCGCCAAATCCGAGGTTGTAACCCATCGGAGTCGAGCGTCCATCTAGCTTGTACTTGTCCGGCTGCTGCTGCACTCGGGTCAGCACATCCTCGAAAGCTGCTTGCTTACTCTTATAGCCTGCCGTATTCACGTTGGCAATATTATCGGAAATGACATCCAGACGCTGCTGTATTCCGGTCATGGAGACCATTGCACTAATCATGGAATTATTCATTCGGTGTTTACCCTCCCCTGGTTCTACCCTCCCAAACCCTCCCTGGTAGGGAGGGCCCCAGATGGCGCTGCCCTCTGGACTCCCGAAAACAGGCGGAGAGGGTGCGTGGGGTACGATCTTGCTAAGTGACGGTGGTGTGTGTGCGCCGCGACTGCCCAGCTAATATTTATGCCATGGTTCCCAGATGGCTGAATATTAGCTGGGCACGCTCTTTGTGCGGCGGGTAGCTCCGCGTGGTCTCTCCCTGCTTTGCTTCGCAAAGGGCTGTCGAGACCGTCACTGCGCTTGAGGTAATGCTGCGCAATCCTCGCACAGGCTCGGCTGCGGTTAGGCTTTGCGCTTCGCGTGAGCCTCTCTGCTTTGCTTCGCAAAGGGCGTTTGGCTCTCCGCTTCACGGCTATATTATACGTTGGCGTTATACACGCCCAACTTCATTGACGGCTTTATCCAGACTGCGGTCGTAGAATTGTACGACCTTCTGGTTCGCTTCATATGCACGGAATGCTGCGTTCATATCTACAGTTGCCTGTGAAGCATCCACATTCGAACCTTCCAGGTAGCCCTGACGGATTTGCACATTATCACCTGCAGCCAGCATACGAGCCGTTGCTCCGTTCTGATCATTCAGGCTGAAATTGCCATCGCCTTGGCGTACCAGTTGGTTGGGCTGATCGATGACACTGATTCCCAATGTGATGCCTGTTGGCGCACCTGTGTCAGCATTGACAAGACGTCCTTGCTCATCCACTTTAAATTGGTCGACTGAGCCTGTCAACACAACAGGTCGTCCATTATTATCCAGAACCTGTGAACCTGTTGAACTGAGCAGTTGTCCAGTTCCTGTAACCTCGAAGTGGCCATCACGTGTATATCTTGTGTTGCCCGCTGCATCCTGTACTGTAAAATACGCCTGAGGCTGGTAGGTTACCGTGCCATCAGCCCGTACAAATTTGCCTGAACCGTCAAACGGGACAGGTTGCCCTGTCTGTGGATCATTCACGGCCAGATTGGATGAAATAGCAAAATCACTCTTTTGCCCAGTTTCCATAATGGTTCCTTGCAAATTCATGGACAAACTTTCCTCTGCGAACACACCTGTGTTCAGCTTGCCCAGCCGCTTCGTTGGAACATTGGCATCTCCGCCTACCAAAGTAATGAGCATTTCCGGAAAAGAACGGCTTACGCTGTTCACTTGTTTATACCCCGTTGTGTTCATATTTACGATATTCTGTGTTGCAGTGTCATGGCGGCGTTGCTGCGTAATCATTCCCGCGGTAGCGGTGTACAGACCTCTTAACATGTATTAACCCCTCTCCTCAAGCGCTTATCCTGCATCGCAGGATGGCTGCTTGTCCGTTCTGCTTCCCGAGCTTGGGCGAACCTTTGCTTTTTATATCGGCAGATTAGAACTTTTTCTTAACTACCTGGTCCAAATTATTCAGCATAATGCCTGTTCCCTTCACGACACAATGCATCGGATCCTCTGCAACCCATACCGGTACATGCAGTTCATTGGACAACAGTTCGTCCAGTCCGTTCAGCAAAGCGCCTCCCCCTGTCAACACGACACCACGATCAATAATGTCCGCCGACAATTCCGGTGGCGTCCGCTCCAATACCGACTTAGCTGCAACGATGATGGATTGCACGGAATCCCATAGCGCCTCCTGCACTTCATTTCCCGACACCGTTACGGTAACAGGCAGACCGGATACCATATCCCGACCACGAATGTCCATCTCCGTCTGACGTCCGCCCGGATGCACGGAACCAATCGCAATCTTGAGATCTTCGGCTGTACGTTCACCGATCATGAGCTTGTATTTGGCTTTGATAAACTTGATAATGGCTTCGTCGAACTTGTCCCCTGCGACTTTAATAGAAGAGGCGGTGACTACGTCGCCCATAGACAGGACTGCAACGTCAGTCGTTCCGCCGCCGATATCCACGACCATATTGCCGCTCGGCTGAAAAATATCCATTCCCGCACCGATCGCTGCCGCTTTCGGCTCTTCTTCCAGAAATACTTCTTTGGCACCGCTGCGTTCAGCAGCTTCACGGATAGCCTTCTGCTCCACGGAAGTAATGTTGGTTGGTGCACAGATCAGAATACGCGGGTGGCTGTACCAGCTTCTGGCTCCCACACGATTAATGAAATGTCTAAGCATTGCTTCCGTAATCTCGAAGTCCGCAATAACACCGTCACGCAGCGGTCTAATGGCAACAATGTTACCTGGAGTACGCCCCACCATACGACGCGCTTCTTCCCCAACAGCAAGGACCCGCTTCGTATCGCTTTCAATGGTCACGACGGAAGGTTCATCGAGGACAACCCCACTTCCTTTCACGTGAATAAGCACGTTCGCCGTGCCAAGATCAATACCGATATCCTTGCTTAACATAAAAGAGCCCCCAAAGTGATATTATTTGGTCAGCGTATCCTGTGAAAAAGAGTCCCTTATCACGTCACCGCTCGTTCGACAAAGTGCAACATATATATGTAAAAATCGGGCTGATAAGATGTCATAATTCGATCCTGTACCAGCTTTTAACATATCATACTTCAGGGGAGGGATTCAATGCATGTGTGAGCTTTTTGGCCTACGTCTTTCCGCAGGTCCCTAAGATTTAGCGGAAGCCAGCACCTCGCGTTTTTTACCACTTGTTTTTTTGTATTTAATTTTGGTCGCTTCACCGCCCCGCAAATGACGGATGGACTTGTGATACTCCAGAATGTGTTTCACCTGGTCAGCAAGATCAGGGTTAATTTCCGGCAGACGCTCCGTCAGATCCTTATGCACAGTACTCTTTGACACGCCGAATTCCTTGGCTATGGTACGGACCGTATTCCTCGTCTCTACAATGCAGCGACCAATTTTGATGGTCCGTTCCTTGATGTAATCGTGCACGCTCCCGCCTCCCTACTGTGTGGATAGTTTGGTACATTATATGAGGAGCATGCCTATATATTCGCGGTTTAAAGGTGTGACAAGCTTCGAAGGTCCCATTATTTTCTGAAAAGCACAAAAAGAGCAGAGGAAATTTCCCTCTGCCCGTCATGTTGCTGCGGTAAAAATCATTTATTTTTCCGGAAGATATCCTTGCGGGTTAACCGGTTGTCCGTCTTCGTACACTTCAAAGTGAAGGTGGTTGCCCAGCGTTTTTTCGAGTTCATTGACGCCAGCCGATGCAATTGCATCTCCTTGCTTCACTTCATCATCCTGTTTTACTTTGACGTCAGCCAGGCTTTGGTATACGGTTTTGAGGTTATCACTGTGTGTGATTTCCACAACTTGACCTGTCAGCGGGTTTTGTTCAACCCGGGTAACTTTTCCGCCGAGTGCTGCTTTGACTTCGAACGTTTTGTTATCACCACGTGCCAGATCTACACCCGTGTTCGGAATAAATGTGTCATTGTACTGCACCATCGCTGCTTCATGTTCCTCAGTTGAAGCTTCGTTGTCATAGAAAGGTTTGACTACCGAAATTTCGGACGGAACCGCTACTGGCCATACAAAATTCTCCGACTTTGCAACAACTTCCACACTTTCCTGTTCTCCGTTAACCGCTGTTCCTTCTGTACCCGCCGATGCACCTGTTTCTACTACCCCGTTAGCAGGGTCCGAGTTCAGCGTTTTGTCGCCTGTGCCCTGATAGACCCACACTAAGGTTAGTATAATGCCTGCTGCTGCGATGTAGGCTGCCGGGAAGACCCAGCGTTTGGACATTGCTCTTTTCCATGAAGAGGGCTGGCTAGCCGGTACTCCTTGAGTTGTTTTAGGAGTTTCTTCTTGGACTGTTTTCTTGTTTTGTTCATTCATCTTGATCACCTCAGTAACAAGTGTTACCGGGTGCAACTCTTTTATACACGCGCGACTCTAATTATTTTCACGGAGCTTTCAAAGAGTGCTATATATGCGGGGGATGTGCTTAGTGTGTACGCCGCTTCGGGGCCAGAAAACCTTTCGACCGGCTGTTACTCCCAGATTTCTTCTATCACCTTCTTCAAAGGTGAAATCCAGGAGTAAAGGCGGATGCTTACGCTTCTACAGGCCTTTTCTGTCCCCTGCTCTCCATACGCTCGCACTCTCCGCATATACAGCCAAGTCTTGAAAGCTCCGGAAGGGGTGGCTGGTAGAGAAGCCTGGATTGGCTGTAATAGCCGATCCTTCTAAGAAGT includes:
- a CDS encoding phospho-sugar mutase; protein product: MEQLSTAAAQTLQQWLEDASIDEATKQELRDLQDQPKELEDRFYRNLEFGTGGLRGVIGAGSNRMNRYTVGRATQGFARYLLEQHGDKEGKPSVVIAHDSRHFSPEFTLDAALVLAGNGIVAKLFTSLRPTPQLSFSVRHLQATGGIVVTASHNPPEYNGYKVYNHEGGQLVPHEAEKVIQYIQEVPSLADVKKLTQEEAEAQGLLVWLGEEEDQAFVDTVASLSLSRDLIQSGVGRDFKIVFTPLHGTGNVPVRRVLEQIGFEQVHIVAEQEQPDAEFSTVKSPNPEEREAFTLAMKLGESVGADILIGTDPDADRMGAVVKNNDGKYFVLSGNQSGAIMVHYVLSRLQETGKLPKNSAVIKTIVTSEMGAVIAEHYGAEVMNTLTGFKYIGEKMNQFEATGSHTFLFGYEESYGYLAGSYARDKDAVLAAMLIAEAAAYYKNQGKTLYNVLQELYSQFGYFLEKLESRTLKGKDGVAQIQAKMTDWRSNPPQEVAGIAVQDVLDYSLGLDGLPKENVLKFILADGSWFCLRPSGTEPKIKVYFAVRGESLEDAESRIERLATTVMTRVDAQ
- the fabZ gene encoding 3-hydroxyacyl-ACP dehydratase FabZ → MLDIKQIQEIIPHRPPFLLVDKIVELEDGKRAVGLKNVTINEPFFIGHFPEYPVMPGVLITEALAQVGAVAILNLEGNKGKIGFLAGLDNFRFRGQVVPGDTLMLEVEITRLKGSIGKGKATARVGDKVVAEGEIMFALSDPS
- a CDS encoding DNA-directed RNA polymerase subunit beta, encoding MTDTQQQNSKPDKTKVKKKKSGWRIARWFLVPVLLVLALAGGLVAGYVVLGKQDIGSVLQWSTWEHVYDLVFAP
- a CDS encoding flagellar hook-basal body protein; its protein translation is MNNSMISAMVSMTGIQQRLDVISDNIANVNTAGYKSKQAAFEDVLTRVQQQPDKYKLDGRSTPMGYNLGFGARLADVTKDMSQGSFNETGNPTDLAIEGNAMFAVEANGEKMWTRQGAFHFIPDTRPKTNPNAPDMMVLVNGEGHFVLDRQGNRITASNNSKVAFDEKGNLLIRRGNAANATIGAQLQLVDIERPEGLVQYADNLFGLGAGLTENDVFGVNAATREATAMIRTGYLEQSNVDLTQEMALLMQGQRTYQLAARALTSSDSMAGLANNMRA
- a CDS encoding flagellar hook-basal body protein, which encodes MLRGLYTATAGMITQQRRHDTATQNIVNMNTTGYKQVNSVSRSFPEMLITLVGGDANVPTKRLGKLNTGVFAEESLSMNLQGTIMETGQKSDFAISSNLAVNDPQTGQPVPFDGSGKFVRADGTVTYQPQAYFTVQDAAGNTRYTRDGHFEVTGTGQLLSSTGSQVLDNNGRPVVLTGSVDQFKVDEQGRLVNADTGAPTGITLGISVIDQPNQLVRQGDGNFSLNDQNGATARMLAAGDNVQIRQGYLEGSNVDASQATVDMNAAFRAYEANQKVVQFYDRSLDKAVNEVGRV
- a CDS encoding rod shape-determining protein, with protein sequence MLSKDIGIDLGTANVLIHVKGSGVVLDEPSVVTIESDTKRVLAVGEEARRMVGRTPGNIVAIRPLRDGVIADFEITEAMLRHFINRVGARSWYSHPRILICAPTNITSVEQKAIREAAERSGAKEVFLEEEPKAAAIGAGMDIFQPSGNMVVDIGGGTTDVAVLSMGDVVTASSIKVAGDKFDEAIIKFIKAKYKLMIGERTAEDLKIAIGSVHPGGRQTEMDIRGRDMVSGLPVTVTVSGNEVQEALWDSVQSIIVAAKSVLERTPPELSADIIDRGVVLTGGGALLNGLDELLSNELHVPVWVAEDPMHCVVKGTGIMLNNLDQVVKKKF
- the spoIIID gene encoding sporulation transcriptional regulator SpoIIID, translated to MHDYIKERTIKIGRCIVETRNTVRTIAKEFGVSKSTVHKDLTERLPEINPDLADQVKHILEYHKSIRHLRGGEATKIKYKKTSGKKREVLASAKS
- a CDS encoding M23 family metallopeptidase, with translation MNEQNKKTVQEETPKTTQGVPASQPSSWKRAMSKRWVFPAAYIAAAGIILTLVWVYQGTGDKTLNSDPANGVVETGASAGTEGTAVNGEQESVEVVAKSENFVWPVAVPSEISVVKPFYDNEASTEEHEAAMVQYNDTFIPNTGVDLARGDNKTFEVKAALGGKVTRVEQNPLTGQVVEITHSDNLKTVYQSLADVKVKQDDEVKQGDAIASAGVNELEKTLGNHLHFEVYEDGQPVNPQGYLPEK